The nucleotide window ATATAAACGGGTATAACCTCGGCTTGACTCTACTCAACCCCGGATTGAGCGATAAACACACATGCTTCAGCGTCAAATAAACCGAAATACACAGCAACGTCGGCGCAAGAATAATAGCCACGATCTGCGTCTCAAACGCTTTCTTGTTCCAGGGGTTGGACGCTAGCGGGATGCGCGAAATGTACCCttcacaacaacatcagctCCTGTGTTTCCAAAtagaaggagaagagaaggaaccCACCAGCGAGCTCAAGCGCGCACCCGGCCGCGACAAAACCAGAGTACGTCCACGTTTTTGTTCTGACCCCATGGTGCACCGTCGCCAAAAGAGCAATCCCAAAACCGACAGacaaaaaaatattaatCCCCCTGTTGGGGTAATACCCCAGCGTAGTGGCGGTAACAGGGCAGGTGGGCGACACGAAATCGCACGAGTAATAATACGCCGCGATCAAGTTCTCGAGCTCGGTCGGGGTGAGGTTCGGGGGCAGGAGGGAAGGGTCGATGTCTTCTAGCTTGACCATTGTGACGGACGgacggcggcgaggttggtgataGTTACACACACGAAACtcgtttttttctttttcggtAGGAAGTCAGACAAGAGAATCCAAAAGGGGCTGATACCCCTCATATCACAGCTTCATCTTGGTTTGAAATGAATCGCGTTGatgtgaaaaaaaaagagtcGGAGCCTTGACCGGATATCACACACAAACAACGGGAACAAAGACAAACTTGGTGTTGTCCATTTACACGCGGGGTTCACAACACACAAATAAAGAGCTGGCGCCCAGCGGCCTTCATATATTTCCATACAACACATTGtcacaccacccaccacctacCATCCGTCGGCAACCTCAATCCTGATTCCGTGAAAGTTTTTCCATCCCAAAAGTCCGGCATCGAGACTCACCGCGCCACGCACTGCAGGCCAAGAGCCCCTCTGTCAAAGAGAGCTTCCCCGGAATATCCAATGCTGAAGCTCAGAATACGATTACGGGCCGCTGAGAGAGCTCCCCTCACTTTCACCTCACCAATGAAATTCCGAGCCCGaatatcaccacccccggTGTCCAATATTGGCACCCTTAAAGGCAGGTTCGGCGAGATAACGTGATGCGACGATGCAACGGCATGTGAATATGCAGGACTTGTCACCACTATAAGCAAAATGCAACATATGGACTTGAATATTCTCTCATGTTTCTACCCAAGATTTCCCTGGTGAGACCAAGAAACTTCACGGCCCTTGACCATTCGTCTTGTCAAAGACTTGGTAGACAACCGAGAAATCTCGACCCTTGCATTCGGCATCCTTGGAAGCCCTTTCATACAGATCAAGAGCCTTGGTAGCCATGGTTTGCTGAAGGTCTATCCTCCGGGCAGCATCTTGAGCAAGTTTCATATCTTTCAACATGAGCTCGATGCCAAACCCGCCTTCGTAGCCACGACTTGCCGGGGCTGTTGGAACTACGCCCGGTACAGGATTGTTGACCTCACTTGCCCAGCACTTTCCAGTGCTAGCATTGATGACATCTGCCAGTACCTTGGGGTCAAGACCGAGCTTGACACCCAACAGCATAGCCTCCGCCGTACCGATGTTCTGTATCCCCAGCAAAAGGTTGTTGGCCAGCTTGGCTGCGAGACCAGCGGTTTGCGGACCGCAATGAAGCACTCGTTTCCCCATACGAAGCAAAATGGGCTCAAGGCGGCCGACCAGCGACTTGTCAGAGCCCAGCATGAACGTCAATGTGCCAGCTGTGGCGCCGACAACCCCGCCTGACATGGGGGCATCAACAAAGTGACCCTGCCCAGGGAGCTTGTCTTCCACCAATTGGCATACTGTGGACGACGTGTGTGGGTCAATCGTTGACGAGTCAATGAAGAGTCGAGGTTGCGGACGAGGTGGGAGATCCGCAATGTCCTTCAGCAACGCCTCATACGTTGATCGGACATGTTGTGGCTCGGGAAGACAAGAGATGACGACATCCTAAACGGCGCGCCGTTAGCAAACGTTGAACCACAGATTGGGGCGGAGTTGTGAAAACAAGTGTTTTTAGGCTTCTCAGAGGATTGGCTACTGTTTTGATAAAATCATGAATAAGGCCGGCGAACCGGCCCCAACTTAGACTGTTCATGTTTGGAACAAATTCATCATAAAAGCTTGTGGGGGATGTGGCATGAAAAATGGAAGAAAACCTACTGCTTCCTTCGCAGCGTCTGAGACGCTGGTAGACACCTCTGGGGCAGCACCACCGGCTTGTTGCGTCTTCATTTCCTCGACGAGCTTTTCAGCTGCGCTCCGGTTGATATCGTACAGCCGAATGGTGTCGCCTGGTGGAAGTTTGGACTGGAGGTTTCGTGCCATTTGGTATCCCTGAAGAGGAACGGTTAGCTCCAAGAATTCCACGCAAAGACAGGCAGCAAAGTAAACATACCATCCGCCCAAGCCCAATGAAGGCATAGTTATCCAGTGCCCGCGGTGTAGTGGAAAAGGACCGACGTTGCACCAAAGCCCTCGCGGGTCGCCATACTCTTGCCGTTGACATCTCGCCGAATAGCTATTCAGAGTGCAGTTGATCGAAGTCGACGTCAAGAACAATAGAGACGCCCAATATGCTCGGTGTTGGCTCCGGTCGAGCGGCAACGAGGTTGCCATCCATGGCTGCAGTGAGGGGTGCTGGTGCGGACCGAACAACAAAGCCGACCATTGCCGATCGAGACGCTTGCTGTAGAGCTTCCATGGGTGGTCATCTGGTCAAACAAAGCGGAGGTAGGCCGAGACCGTCGGTTTAGAATAGAAAGAGATCTGTGGAGCGGAAACGGCACCCGCCGTCTCGGCATCCGCACCACATGAAATCAGTGCATTGAGATTGAGTTGTTGGACTCAACGTCCTCGCGATCGTTTCGTGGTGTGTTTGCAGAGTGGAAAAGGTCAACCGAGAATTTTGGCGTTTTGTGTGCACAATTTTGCGATAAGCAAAGGCTGGCCCAAGCGCTGCATCGGCGCCGAGTATCTCCGCTCTGGAGTGGTAGGTGGATAAGATGTGGGCAGACAACTGATGATGGGTATGGGCACATGGGATGAGTTCGAAATTTCGAGCAAACTTTACAAAGTTGACTGCGAAAACTATATAGTAGGTATGAGAGATACTGCCGTAGGGTAGTGCAACAAGAATCTCACTTTGTGAAGCTCACAGTCAAGTACTCCATACATCGctgtgaaaaaaaaatgccTTCAATTACAATGGGTGTATGAGTACGGTTGTATCGATTTCCTGTCTCCAAAAGGATCCCACGAGACGATACTGCCAGGCCCAACTAAACGAttgtccctcctccctcccatccctaTTTAATCGACCGTGTTGGAAGACGGCAGAGGCCGCGAAGGGGTATGTATGTGCAAAGAAACAAAGAACGCAACCAAATGTGAGAAAATGTCAGGGAAAGCCTCACTTTCCGCATATCCTTGACTGATCCTCCGGAAAACTCCAAGACCCAATAGCTAATGTGATAGATCCTCCGACTCTGAACAGACCACATCCTCAGCCAACGAAGATATGAGGCCCATCTCATCCAGACAACCGAATTTTGGACAGAGAAAAAACTTGGAAAAGAGCAACAAGGGAGGATTCTATAGAGCATTGGCAATATAAGGGGTGATCATTGGAAGAAGAGCACTGCAAAAACGTGTTAGCTAGCGTCACTCGGAGCAATCGTATCTACCCAAAACTCACCCAATAGCACCCACGGCAACTGTGGCTGTGACACCGAAGAAGGCCCTTCTGCGGATCTTCTGCTTTCTAATTTCCGCCTCGGTCTTGACCTTCTTCGCTTGACGAGACTCTGGAGCGTCTTCGTCCtggtcatcttcatcctcagcGATGTCGTCGGCCTTGCGCTTCGACTTGGTAGGCTCGACAACAGCCTCGTTATCAACCGCTTTGGTGGCAGCCTCCACCATAGCCCGGGCCTCAGCGACCAtcttggcagcctcctccgaAGAGGGAAGCTTGCCACCGAAAATGGGAACCTCGACGTCAACCTTGGTGTGCTTGACCTCTTCGCCATCGGCATCCACCTTCACATCCTGATCAACATGAACCTTGATCTTGGGCTCCTCGGTCGTATTCAGGACAGCGTCGGAGTCTTGCTGGACAGCCTCAACcttcacctcaccctccttgacctcctcaaccttggccACGGTTGTAACTGGGGCAGAAACACTGGTGGTCTGGAATATctcctcatcgccgccaccaccgttcACAAGAGTTGCCTGGGAGTCGGCAGGCTGGGATTCAACTACACCAGGGACAGGGGGCTTCGATCcagcccttcttctcctgggGGTCGCAATAGGGCGCCTGGTGGAGGGTGGCGCCGTCTTCGCCGGGCTGGCCGAGCGACTGCTGCGACGCAAGCGGGAGGGAGtcgggggtggaagaggataTTGGGTGAGTCCATGGAAGGCGGGCGGGGCTTTTGGCCCCTCAGACGACGGGTTGACGGCAATTTCCGACGGATCCAGGAGTGCGCGAATCCACGGAAGAATCTTGTACTCAACCGCAAGATCAAGAGCCTGCTGGGGCGGGATCCACACATTGCCGGCAGTCTCGTTGGCACTCGTAGTCGGCTGCGATTTGATGTATCTGcgctctgcctcctcctcttctagGTTCGCATACGGAAAGCTCGCCTTGAACATCCCGGTGGCAGACACAAAGCCATCGCGACTGCGGCGCATGAGAAAGTAGCTGCTCGGAGATGACTTGTTGAGCCCCCAGATTGGCGATACGATCCCCTTGGGAAGTGGGGCGCGCAGATGCGCGTAATCGAACGTGTCATCGAGAAGGGGATCGTTGGCGTCGTTATGGGTGAACGCAGCCACCTTTGGGGACAATCTTGTCCGGCCTAGCCGGCGACGGGAAACCAGTTCGTTATCTAGTGATCAAAGGTGAGTTTCTGTTCACTGCGATTGTGCAGTAGGGAAAAGCGGGTCATACGAGGTGGGACATCATCAATCATGAACTGATTGTAGCGCTGAGGCAGGTGACGGTGTGTGGCCATTTTGTCTGCTGCGAGTGTGCGTCTTGGGGAGCTTGAGCCCTCCAGAAATGCTTCTGTTTTGTGTATGTTCGTGATTCGCAACGAGATGTATTGGGATGAAAGTTTGATGTGAGATCGAAGTGCGCGACAAGCGAAATCTTTTGCGCGCAGCCGCAGGGGCCTTCGTGGGAAATCAGTCGTCCACAAGGCAACGAGCTTTGTTGGGATCAATCCAGAGCCTAGGTAGCTACAGGGCCCGGGATATCTGGGTAATAAACGGCAGAAAAGAGATGCGGTCCAATGCTTCGGCGCAGCATACAAAGATGGTGCGACAGGACGGGATTGACAGGTTGACAAAGTGCTCGGTGCAGCTGACGATTTCCCCAGGCGCAATCTGTTAAACCTCTCTCTTTGGGAAAGCGACAGATTGGGAGAAAAGTGGCCGGGGCCCCGGGATCTCCTTaagctcaacacccccaacagcGCGACTGGACCCATGGGGAAGGGTTTAGCGTGTTGATGGCACGGACCACCTACCACTTTGGAAGTCATCGAGTCACGGGAAGGGCCAGAATGGGCCGTTGATCGGAGGTTTTGATTGGCTCTGGATTGCAGCCAGCGTGAGGGGAACCAACATGGGGGCGTCCACACACACGCGCCGTGGTTCCGTGGGGAGCCCAGACTGTCAACGAATTGCAACCTTCCAAGTTGCGAAGAAGGCATCGTTTTCAGGCCAGAAACGCCATTTCCCTCAAGCCTCCCACGCTGTTTCTTCCGGAAGTGGGACATGATGGTTGTACACGCCATCAACTCCCCTCTCCCTGTTACTGACAAACAACCCCTCATGAGGCTGCCGTCCCCTTGCGGCTGATCCTCGCGGCAGGCGCTCGCCAACACCTACCTACATGCGTTGTATGCAGTCTCCCTTGCTCCATAAAATCTGGGGAAGTTTTCACGTTGTCTTTGAATCCGGTCTTGCGGGTGACCCTTGAGCCCTTCAGCGATGTTGCCGAATCTGTTCCATGCTGCACGGACCTTCGAGCCCCTATTTGGACCCGGAGAAAATGGAAGTCGTCGGTGCTGTCAAGTTCGCGACCGGATAATCGTTTCTTCCGTGCTCTTGTACAATCAAAAAGCCAGATCCCCAAACGTCTTTGCGATGGACGCAGAAGAACAAAAGGAGCGGTGTGCAGCTTGGGGATGCAGCTTGGGTGGCAGTCTTGGCTGGGCTCTCCTCGGAACCTTCAATGTCCCATATTTATTGACTGTTGATGGAAGGCTTGTTAATTCTGAGTGGTGGGTGAGAAAAGTGAAGATGGACAACACAGAGCTTCGTGGACAAGAGTCATGGCTTAGTTATGATATCTTTAAACTGTTGAATACCTAGAGCTGTACCGAGCTCGAAACCTGGATGGCCGCTCCCGTCCTGGCACCTTGGCATGTCGAGGTCGACAAGGGGTGACGGCAGCAGCCGACGTATTAAGTGGAACTAACAGCATCTCCGCCAAACGACTGCCCAGAGTGTTAGTGTCGGTTGTATCTGTAACACGGCCGCTCGCGTCGTTTCCGGTCAGATAGATCGACCGTTGGGGACGACCTTCGAGGATATGGATGTTCTTTTCGGGTCCTTCAGCTAAATAATAAGCGTGTGGTCGGGATAACATATATAGTAGCAAGTGGCCTCACCTCTGGGCGGCGCTGCTCGGCCTGACCCCTCAGTCTCGATGTCAAAGCCCTCAGTTGGGCCAATTGGGCatgctggtgctggccaACCACGACGGTAGAACAGAGCCCCCATCAAAACAGTTGGGGCCTCTGATGAGGTCCGGCCCCTCGTCAGGCTATTTGTTCCAGAAGTTGCGGCGGTTCCAATGCTGCAGAGCTGCATGATTCAGGGCCAGATGCTTGCGGTCTCAAAGACCCCACCAAGGGGCGGCTTGGTCTCACTGGCTAGCCAAAGAAAGGATTGCCTGAggaacccctccatcaaccacccctcatccaccttgCTCCATCAGGCCCAGCCCAAATAAATAagctcccatcatcatcctcagcccccttccccagtGTTCTGGTTCCCTTACAAGTAGCTTTACCTACCTTAACTCAACGACACCCGCCCCTAATTACTAGACTCAACGACGCCGTCTGCGCCTGCCACCACGAGTCAAAGTCGAACCGACGTGCCCAATCCCCACATCACAACGCTCACCGTAACTTTACTTTATCATCATGTCTGGCCACGAAGAGGATCTCCTGCCCGAGAACAACTCGGGCTACAAGCTCTCCCAGCCTAAGCAGAGCTTGGCTGAGTACCAAAAGATGGGTAAGTAAACGACTGCCCACTGGGTTTTGCATCAGGAGtgatatatataaaaggaTGTGAGTGAGAGCTTGGGCGAGGGGGTTGCGGCGGGTTGGGGTATTTCAGCAAGTGCTGGATGAGCATTGCACCTCAGTGGAAGGCTTGTTATCGTGATAATGGAATAGAGACGGAAATGGGGCGGAAGCAAGATATAAGTGCTTTTGCTAGGGTTAAACTTGGAGCATCCCGGGAGTCGAGCTCAATGCCCCGTCAAGCTGCCAGGAAAGCTGCCGGAGCAGGTGCTGTTCACTCGTCGAGAGCCCCGGTTGTTCCGTCGAAAACCGTTATTCACTGCTGGCTGGCTATTGTTCTCTGCAACGACTCGTCTGGGTGGCCCTGCCTGAGGCTTTCGACACTCGGAAGCTGTCTTACccttctcaacaccaccaactgCATTCTTCTCTACCTCCCGcggcctcaccaccatccactTCAGcattttctctctttctctctcacaACCCACAACACCTATTTTTCTCCCGCCCCCGAGTCCAACCGAGATCAACATGTCTTCTGGAAATAAAGTCACGTTCCAGGAGAACTCGGAGGAGAAGACAGATGCCAATGGCCGTGGTCGCGCTTTGAGTGGTGCCAAAGCCCCGGACCCGGGCTTGATTCGAACACCCTCCCGCCGTCTTCCGTCTCCATACCCCCATCACGATGCTCTGGATGAGCAGACCAGTCCCATCGGCAGCGCCTTGAAGCGTGCCAAAAACACTGCCTCTGCTGTCTTCTGTCTGGCCAACGCTAACCAAACTCACTCAGACGAGGGCGATGAGTCTCTCCAGCGCTACAAGGCTTCTCTTGGTCTGACTGGCGGAAACGACCTCTCCGACCCCAACGACCCTCGTGTCTGCATCATTCAGTCTCTTACCATGGAGTCTCCTGGTCGTCCCCCGGTTGTCATCGACCTCTCGGCCCCCGGCAGTGTTGACAGCCTCAAGAAGACACCattcaagatcaaggagggcGTCACCTTCACCATGAGCGCCCAGTTCAAGGTTCAGCATGAGATCCTTAGCGGTCTCCATTACGTTCAGGTTATCAAGCGCAAGGGTATTACGATCCCTGGTGTTGGCAAATCTGACGAAATGATTGTAAGTTTCTTCCTGATGTATTCCACCACGCAATTGCAGTTTTGCTAACAAAGCAACAATAGGGCTCTTATGCTCCCAACACCGACAAGCAGCCCTTCTACACAAAGAAGTGTGCGTACaatttgttttcttttcttttttttttttttttgagaagggggtgaagCACGATACTGACCAACCAGCTCAACAGTCCAAGAAGAGACGGCCCCAAGCGGCATGCTCGTCAGAGGCACATACCATGTTGCCTCTAGCTTtgttgacgacgacaagaagaCCCATCTCAAGTTCGACTGGGCCTTTGAGATTGCTAAGGACTGGTAAACATCGCGTCACCGACAACATTACTTCTCACGACCACTGGATTGAGCTGTTGAAAGCGAGGAAAAGGAACGAACGACTTGGAGCTTCAGCGACCCCAGTCACCACTTTGCGACTCGAATCCTCAGGGGCGattcccttttttttcttgctaGAGGCACGCACGAGGGCTTAGATTTGGAACCAAAAAGGGAAAAGTCAAAGGAAGAATAGTGCGGGGCAGCAAGTCGTGCAATCTGGGTTGTTCTTGCTTTTGGTGGAAGATGGAAGGGTAGGAACGATTCGGGGATTGCGAATTGTAGTAGCGTGGACAATACTTTCTCTCACACACTTGCTTCTGGGGCTCTGCGAGCAGAGTCCCTTCTCAAATACACATCAAATGCCGAGTCTGCGCTtctcgtcttttttttttgtatgTCTACTTGAACATTGCTTGTGAACCCCTATGCGAAAGTCAACAAACATCTGAGGGGGCCCCTTTTCCGAATGTAAACGAACCCCCGTTGCCGTTGACATGCAGTCGGCCGGTGaaccttgatcttggcgaCGACTAAGCATGAGAGCCGAGAGAGAGGACGATAAGCATGGGagctgagagagagagagagcaactAAGCATGAGAGCCTCAGTAGAACATAGCCTCCCACAACATGGCATGGCTTGTTATGTTTTGGAGCAACTTCACAAGTTAATGAGACGGGGGATTCAAGACACTTTCTCACAACAAGATGGGTTCTAGCATGCAGCAGTCATGGTCACCACACCATGCATCTGCGACTAG belongs to Podospora bellae-mahoneyi strain CBS 112042 chromosome 6, whole genome shotgun sequence and includes:
- a CDS encoding hypothetical protein (COG:E; EggNog:ENOG503NXN5), with translation MSTARVWRPARALVQRRSFSTTPRALDNYAFIGLGRMGYQMARNLQSKLPPGDTIRLYDINRSAAEKLVEEMKTQQAGGAAPEVSTSVSDAAKEADVVISCLPEPQHVRSTYEALLKDIADLPPRPQPRLFIDSSTIDPHTSSTVCQLVEDKLPGQGHFVDAPMSGGVVGATAGTLTFMLGSDKSLVGRLEPILLRMGKRVLHCGPQTAGLAAKLANNLLLGIQNIGTAEAMLLGVKLGLDPKVLADVINASTGKCWASEVNNPVPGVVPTAPASRGYEGGFGIELMLKDMKLAQDAARRIDLQQTMATKALDLYERASKDAECKGRDFSVVYQVFDKTNGQGP
- a CDS encoding hypothetical protein (EggNog:ENOG503NY13; COG:S), which translates into the protein MRGCLSVTGRGELMACTTIMSHFRKKQRGRLEGNGVSGLKTMPSSQLGRLQFVDSLGSPRNHGACVWTPPCWFPSRWLQSRANQNLRSTAHSGPSRDSMTSKVVGGPCHQHAKPFPMGPVALLGVLSLRRSRGPGHFSPNLSLSQRERFNRLRLGKSSAAPSTLSTCQSRPVAPSLYAAPKHWTASLFCRLLPRYPGPCSYLGSGLIPTKLVALWTTDFPRRPLRLRAKDFACRALRSHIKLSSQYISLRITNIHKTEAFLEGSSSPRRTLAADKMATHRHLPQRYNQFMIDDVPPHNELVSRRRLGRTRLSPKVAAFTHNDANDPLLDDTFDYAHLRAPLPKGIVSPIWGLNKSSPSSYFLMRRSRDGFVSATGMFKASFPYANLEEEEAERRYIKSQPTTSANETAGNVWIPPQQALDLAVEYKILPWIRALLDPSEIAVNPSSEGPKAPPAFHGLTQYPLPPPTPSRLRRSSRSASPAKTAPPSTRRPIATPRRRRAGSKPPVPGVVESQPADSQATLVNGGGGDEEIFQTTSVSAPVTTVAKVEEVKEGEVKVEAVQQDSDAVLNTTEEPKIKVHVDQDVKVDADGEEVKHTKVDVEVPIFGGKLPSSEEAAKMVAEARAMVEAATKAVDNEAVVEPTKSKRKADDIAEDEDDQDEDAPESRQAKKVKTEAEIRKQKIRRRAFFGVTATVAVGAIGALLPMITPYIANAL
- the RDI1 gene encoding rho GDP dissociation inhibitor (EggNog:ENOG503NZGF; COG:T; BUSCO:EOG09264KK7) — its product is MSSGNKVTFQENSEEKTDANGRGRALSGAKAPDPGLIRTPSRRLPSPYPHHDALDEQTSPIGSALKRAKNTASAVFCLANANQTHSDEGDESLQRYKASLGLTGGNDLSDPNDPRVCIIQSLTMESPGRPPVVIDLSAPGSVDSLKKTPFKIKEGVTFTMSAQFKVQHEILSGLHYVQVIKRKGITIPGVGKSDEMIGSYAPNTDKQPFYTKKFQEETAPSGMLVRGTYHVASSFVDDDKKTHLKFDWAFEIAKDW